In bacterium, one DNA window encodes the following:
- a CDS encoding electron transfer flavoprotein subunit beta/FixA family protein: MNIIVCVKQVPEIALVSVDANAGTLSLPQSPGMINPFDAYAIEEALRLKEKLGGTVWVISLGGKESDYALREGLALGADEAVHLMDDKFADLDTTAAALVLAAGINKIGSADLVIFGKQAVDYDSSSLGAAVGGVLDWPAVMYVRKIESIGDGKIVVERMTDDGFDKVTAPTPVVISVVKEINEPRLPSLKGKMNAKKKTVAVYSASDLGVDMSLPAMTSSSKTVKAANPPARPKGEMITGATPQEIADKLFNKLRESQVI, from the coding sequence ATGAACATCATTGTATGTGTGAAGCAAGTCCCGGAAATCGCCCTCGTCAGCGTCGATGCCAATGCCGGAACCCTCAGCCTGCCGCAAAGCCCCGGCATGATTAATCCATTCGATGCCTACGCCATCGAAGAAGCTCTTCGCCTCAAAGAAAAACTCGGCGGTACCGTCTGGGTGATTTCTCTCGGCGGCAAGGAATCCGACTATGCACTTCGTGAAGGCTTGGCGCTTGGCGCCGACGAAGCCGTTCATCTTATGGATGACAAATTCGCCGACCTTGATACCACCGCCGCGGCGCTCGTACTCGCTGCTGGCATCAATAAGATCGGATCGGCCGACTTGGTCATCTTCGGCAAACAAGCCGTCGACTATGATTCTTCCTCTCTCGGTGCAGCCGTTGGTGGCGTGCTCGACTGGCCCGCTGTCATGTATGTCCGCAAGATCGAGTCGATAGGGGATGGCAAGATCGTTGTCGAACGCATGACCGATGACGGTTTCGACAAAGTCACAGCTCCGACTCCGGTCGTGATTTCCGTTGTAAAGGAAATCAACGAGCCGCGTTTGCCCTCTTTGAAAGGGAAGATGAATGCCAAGAAGAAAACTGTCGCAGTGTATTCCGCTTCCGATCTCGGTGTCGATATGAGCCTTCCAGCAATGACCTCTTCCAGCAAGACAGTCAAAGCCGCCAATCCTCCGGCTCGTCCGAAAGGCGAGATGATTACCGGCGCTACCCCGCAGGAGATCGCCGACAAGCTTTTCAACAAATTGCGCGAATCACAAGTGATCTAA
- the rnc gene encoding ribonuclease III → MLQFLARLFGKKPKKSAKATLSADAQMQLQNEIGYVFKDNYYLTKALTHRSYLRADDSRNLRSYERLEFLGDSVLGLVVAEELFQKYPDMSEGFLTKNKSLLVNKKVLSHTGMQIDLGKYILMSADEERAGGRTRQSIVADCLEALFGAVYLDGGLEATAQVIKRVVSFNFAKTSEILSLRNYKGELLEKLQASGGGMPKYTVSDEDGPDHRKVFTVEVFVSGKRLGTGRGDSKKSAEQRAAESALSSLEEDK, encoded by the coding sequence ATGCTGCAATTTCTCGCCCGACTCTTCGGTAAGAAACCGAAAAAGTCAGCCAAGGCGACCCTGAGTGCCGATGCGCAAATGCAGCTTCAGAACGAAATCGGCTACGTTTTCAAAGACAATTACTACCTGACCAAAGCACTCACTCATCGCTCTTATCTGCGCGCCGATGACTCTCGCAATCTGCGCTCCTACGAACGCCTCGAGTTCCTCGGCGATTCCGTCCTCGGCCTCGTCGTTGCCGAAGAGCTATTCCAAAAGTATCCCGATATGAGCGAAGGCTTCTTGACCAAGAACAAATCACTGCTCGTTAACAAGAAGGTCCTCTCCCACACCGGCATGCAAATCGATCTCGGCAAATACATTCTGATGTCGGCAGACGAAGAACGCGCCGGCGGTCGTACTCGCCAATCCATCGTTGCCGATTGCCTCGAAGCATTGTTTGGCGCCGTATATCTCGACGGCGGTCTCGAAGCCACTGCGCAAGTCATCAAGCGTGTGGTCTCGTTCAACTTCGCCAAGACCAGCGAAATTCTTTCACTGCGAAACTACAAAGGCGAACTGCTCGAGAAGCTGCAAGCCAGTGGCGGCGGTATGCCAAAATACACCGTCAGCGACGAAGACGGTCCCGATCACCGCAAAGTTTTCACTGTCGAAGTTTTCGTCTCCGGCAAACGGCTCGGCACCGGTCGCGGCGACTCCAAAAAAAGCGCTGAACAGCGTGCCGCTGAGAGCGCACTCAGTTCACTTGAAGAAGACAAATAA
- the fabF gene encoding beta-ketoacyl-ACP synthase II has translation MKKAVITGLGIISPLGNSTEEFWAGIKSGKSGVSAIDRFDISRFDCHFAAQVTNFDATKWMDKKEVRRSDLVQQYSIAAAQMAVDDSKLDLNTIDKERVGVVTGSGIGGIATFEDQCWTFRDKGPGKVSPFFIPMMIIDMVPGLVSLRFGFKGPNYSTVSACASSAHAIADALRIIQRGESDVVVTGGSEASITEMSFAGFCSSRALSTRNDDPHTASRPFDVDRDGFVMGEGAAIIVLEEEEHAKRRGAHIYAEVVGAGMSADAHHITAPAPDGDGAARAMIAALKDANLKPEQVDYVNTHGTSTPLGDIAETMAVKRVFGEHAKKLLVNSTKSMVGHMLGGAGAIEAATTALSLEEGYVHRTMNIQNQDPQCDLDYCKEGGRNVPIRYGISNSFGFGGHNITLILARYDNAAR, from the coding sequence ATGAAAAAAGCAGTAATTACCGGACTCGGCATTATTTCGCCCTTGGGCAATTCCACTGAAGAGTTTTGGGCCGGCATCAAATCTGGAAAATCCGGAGTGTCGGCCATCGATCGCTTCGACATCTCGCGATTTGACTGCCACTTCGCGGCACAAGTCACGAACTTCGATGCCACCAAATGGATGGACAAAAAAGAGGTCCGTCGCAGCGATCTCGTTCAGCAATACTCCATCGCCGCCGCTCAAATGGCGGTCGATGACTCAAAACTCGACCTCAACACTATCGATAAAGAACGCGTCGGCGTCGTTACCGGTTCCGGTATCGGCGGCATCGCCACTTTCGAAGACCAGTGTTGGACCTTCCGCGATAAGGGACCCGGCAAGGTTTCGCCGTTCTTCATCCCGATGATGATCATCGATATGGTGCCCGGTTTGGTCTCGCTTCGTTTCGGATTCAAAGGTCCCAATTACTCAACTGTCAGTGCCTGCGCTTCATCTGCTCACGCGATTGCCGATGCCCTGCGCATCATCCAGCGCGGCGAGTCGGATGTCGTCGTCACCGGCGGTTCCGAAGCTTCAATCACCGAAATGTCCTTTGCCGGATTCTGCTCCTCAAGAGCACTTTCAACCCGCAATGACGACCCGCATACCGCTTCGCGTCCATTTGACGTCGATCGCGATGGATTCGTCATGGGCGAGGGCGCAGCGATTATTGTCCTCGAAGAAGAAGAACACGCCAAACGTCGTGGCGCACACATCTATGCCGAAGTCGTCGGCGCCGGAATGTCGGCTGATGCTCATCACATCACCGCTCCTGCTCCGGATGGCGATGGCGCCGCCCGTGCCATGATTGCCGCACTCAAGGATGCTAATCTGAAGCCGGAACAGGTTGACTACGTCAACACTCACGGCACGTCAACTCCGCTCGGTGATATCGCCGAAACCATGGCCGTCAAGCGCGTCTTTGGCGAACACGCCAAAAAACTGCTGGTGAACTCTACCAAGTCAATGGTCGGTCATATGCTCGGCGGTGCCGGAGCTATCGAAGCCGCAACTACTGCGCTATCATTGGAAGAGGGCTACGTCCACCGCACTATGAATATCCAGAATCAAGATCCTCAATGCGATCTCGATTACTGCAAAGAAGGCGGCCGCAACGTTCCCATTAGGTACGGTATCAGCAACTCCTTCGGATTTGGCGGACACAATATCACCCTCATTCTTGCCAGGTACGATAACGCCGCGAGGTAA
- the acpP gene encoding acyl carrier protein, which produces MDVEAKVKEIIVEQLNADKDAVVPAAKFVDDLGADSLDTVELVMALEEAFGLEIPDEEAEKIATVGDAINYIKANAKETA; this is translated from the coding sequence ATGGATGTCGAAGCCAAAGTAAAGGAAATTATCGTCGAGCAGCTCAATGCCGACAAGGACGCAGTTGTCCCGGCTGCCAAGTTCGTCGACGACCTCGGTGCCGATTCGCTCGATACCGTCGAATTGGTAATGGCTCTTGAAGAAGCCTTCGGACTCGAAATTCCGGATGAAGAAGCCGAGAAGATCGCGACCGTTGGAGATGCCATCAACTACATCAAAGCTAACGCAAAGGAAACAGCCTAA
- the fabG gene encoding 3-oxoacyl-[acyl-carrier-protein] reductase — protein sequence MTLTGKVALVTGGARGIGRSIVERLLDSGCKIMIADVLDEVGNQAASELSARGETAYVHCDVTSAADAQNSVEKTVERFGKIDILVNNAGITKDTLIIKMDESAWDRVLNINLKGAFLMSQAAVKVMMKARSGRVVNISSVVGLMGNFGQANYSASKAGLIGLTKTVAKELAGRNVTCNAVAPGYIQTEMTEHLSDAAKEAFLANIPLKRPGLPADVANAVAFLASDEAAYITGQVLQVDGGLLM from the coding sequence TTGACATTAACGGGTAAAGTCGCGCTCGTCACCGGCGGTGCGCGCGGAATCGGTCGTTCTATAGTTGAGAGACTCCTCGATTCCGGCTGCAAGATTATGATCGCCGACGTTCTCGATGAGGTTGGCAATCAGGCCGCTTCCGAACTTTCGGCACGCGGCGAAACTGCCTATGTCCATTGCGATGTCACCTCGGCCGCCGATGCCCAGAACTCCGTCGAAAAGACAGTTGAACGCTTCGGCAAGATTGACATCCTTGTGAACAACGCGGGTATTACCAAAGACACCCTGATTATCAAAATGGATGAATCCGCTTGGGATCGGGTGCTCAATATCAATCTCAAAGGCGCCTTCCTGATGTCGCAGGCCGCCGTCAAAGTTATGATGAAAGCGCGCTCGGGGCGCGTTGTCAATATATCCTCAGTCGTGGGTCTTATGGGAAACTTCGGCCAGGCCAATTACTCCGCCTCCAAAGCCGGCCTTATTGGACTCACCAAAACTGTTGCAAAAGAGTTAGCAGGTCGTAATGTTACCTGCAACGCGGTGGCGCCCGGCTACATCCAGACCGAAATGACCGAGCACTTGTCGGATGCCGCCAAAGAAGCGTTCTTAGCCAACATTCCGCTCAAACGGCCGGGACTTCCCGCCGATGTCGCCAATGCCGTCGCCTTCCTGGCGTCGGACGAGGCTGCCTACATCACCGGGCAGGTTCTGCAGGTCGATGGCGGATTGTTGATGTAA
- the fabD gene encoding ACP S-malonyltransferase, with protein MSKVAFLFPGQGSQYVGMGQDLFDKYDEVKALYKSASEILGYDLAQVSFQGPEDRLKETVVTQPAILVHSLAWQIVLKKQNLTSDFAAGHSLGEYSALASAGIFTPEDAIRAVNTRCKAMQEACELNRGTMAAIIGLDKAAIMTLVDRMKPVGVCVPANFNSPDQVAISGDYETVEKALPVAKELGAKRAILLPVGGAFHSPLMQSAAAKLEVTLGQLTFHQPTCPIIANVTAQRESDTVKIKELLVKQITSPVLWADSLNELYQLGVRRYVEIGPGKVLSGLAKRTLPADIEIMSLDKLADFDLVGEKLLEVV; from the coding sequence ATGAGTAAAGTCGCATTTCTCTTTCCAGGGCAGGGCTCGCAATACGTCGGAATGGGGCAGGACCTCTTCGACAAATATGACGAAGTCAAAGCCCTCTATAAATCAGCTTCCGAAATTCTCGGCTACGATCTCGCCCAAGTCAGTTTCCAGGGTCCCGAAGATCGTCTCAAAGAAACTGTCGTAACCCAGCCGGCAATTCTTGTCCACTCGCTGGCATGGCAGATAGTTCTCAAAAAACAAAATCTGACTTCAGACTTCGCCGCCGGACATTCGCTCGGCGAATACTCTGCGCTTGCTTCTGCCGGAATATTCACACCGGAAGATGCCATCCGCGCCGTTAACACCCGCTGCAAAGCGATGCAGGAAGCCTGCGAACTTAATCGCGGCACCATGGCGGCGATCATCGGACTCGATAAAGCAGCCATCATGACACTGGTCGATCGCATGAAACCAGTCGGCGTCTGCGTCCCGGCAAATTTCAATTCACCCGATCAGGTTGCAATCTCCGGCGACTACGAGACTGTTGAAAAAGCACTCCCCGTTGCCAAGGAACTCGGCGCCAAACGCGCGATCCTGCTGCCGGTCGGCGGAGCATTCCACTCGCCGCTTATGCAAAGCGCCGCCGCAAAATTGGAAGTCACCCTCGGTCAGTTGACATTCCATCAGCCGACTTGTCCAATCATCGCCAACGTTACCGCTCAGCGCGAATCCGATACTGTCAAGATCAAGGAACTGCTCGTTAAGCAAATCACTTCGCCGGTTCTCTGGGCAGATTCTCTCAACGAGCTCTATCAACTCGGAGTCCGTCGCTATGTCGAAATCGGCCCCGGCAAAGTGCTCTCCGGTCTCGCAAAGCGGACCTTGCCGGCAGACATTGAAATCATGAGCCTTGACAAACTCGCAGACTTTGATTTGGTTGGCGAGAAATTGTTGGAGGTTGTTTGA
- a CDS encoding ketoacyl-ACP synthase III produces MSAKIIGIGAYTPAKVLTNADFETMVDTSDDWITSRTGIKRRHIVGDSGEAASDLAIAAARDAIAQSNISPEEIDLILIGTVTPDMKTPSTAVIVQKALGAKNAAAMDINAACVGFLYGLTTAKAFIESGMYKTVLVVGVEVLTSITNYQDRTTCVLFGDGAGAAVLRRDDNANTGILSAYIAADGSHTELLYVRAGGSRQKVTVENMNNGATGIYMNGSEIYKFAVRNMEDAAKRVIADAGVSPEDIDLVIPHQANIRIIDSLAKRLHVPDEKLFVNIQEYGNTSSASIGIAMVEAQQQGKMKKGDLVLLLSFGGGLVWGAILFRM; encoded by the coding sequence ATCTCGGCAAAGATTATTGGCATCGGTGCCTATACGCCTGCGAAAGTCCTGACCAACGCCGACTTCGAAACAATGGTCGACACTTCCGATGATTGGATCACCAGTCGCACCGGCATCAAGCGCCGTCATATCGTCGGCGATTCTGGTGAAGCCGCGTCCGATCTGGCAATTGCCGCCGCGCGAGATGCCATTGCCCAATCCAACATTTCTCCCGAAGAAATTGATCTCATTCTCATCGGCACTGTTACTCCCGACATGAAAACGCCGTCAACCGCGGTTATTGTCCAGAAAGCCCTCGGTGCAAAAAACGCCGCCGCGATGGACATCAATGCCGCCTGCGTCGGATTTCTCTACGGCCTTACCACAGCTAAAGCATTTATCGAATCGGGCATGTACAAGACTGTACTCGTCGTCGGTGTCGAGGTACTAACCAGCATTACCAATTATCAGGACCGCACAACTTGCGTTCTTTTCGGCGACGGCGCCGGAGCGGCAGTTCTTCGCCGTGACGACAATGCCAATACTGGAATACTCTCTGCATATATCGCCGCCGATGGCAGTCACACCGAGCTACTCTATGTCCGTGCCGGTGGTTCTCGTCAGAAAGTTACCGTTGAAAACATGAACAACGGCGCAACCGGTATCTATATGAACGGCTCCGAAATCTACAAATTCGCCGTGCGCAATATGGAAGATGCCGCCAAGCGCGTTATCGCTGATGCCGGAGTCAGTCCCGAAGACATCGATCTGGTTATTCCGCATCAGGCAAATATCCGCATCATCGATTCGCTCGCGAAACGCCTTCACGTTCCCGATGAAAAACTCTTCGTCAATATTCAGGAATACGGTAACACTTCTTCAGCCTCGATCGGAATCGCTATGGTGGAAGCCCAACAGCAGGGCAAAATGAAAAAGGGAGACCTCGTTCTCCTCTTGTCATTTGGTGGTGGATTGGTCTGGGGTGCAATTCTTTTCAGGATGTAA
- the plsX gene encoding phosphate acyltransferase PlsX, with translation MKRRIAVDCMGADLGPLPLVAGAVSYLKLPGNQDDSIVLVGDEAVLKEHLASLGVNGNMPITVAHAPEIVDMNSFATDALRKKNSSIAVAIKMHKDGVVDAVVSAGNTGAVMATAMFTLGRIPGVTRPAIAAMFPNKHETATLIVDVGANVDVKPDNLYQFAQMGASYAEDILKIRSPKVGLLSIGEEPTKGNDLILSSHNLLKSGAFNFIGNVEGRDILDGKCDVVVCDGFIGNILLKFAESVKVFLEWRIRRQVSSNFFSRAGAILMGPFLRRMRRSFDYSETGGAPLLGLNGNVVIGHGKSSEKAIMNAIRAAAEMISTNVTAHIQKRIEVSSGKVVEQ, from the coding sequence TTGAAAAGACGTATTGCCGTTGATTGCATGGGCGCCGACCTGGGACCGCTCCCACTGGTTGCCGGCGCCGTCAGCTATCTCAAACTGCCCGGTAATCAGGATGATTCCATCGTCCTGGTTGGCGATGAAGCCGTGCTCAAAGAGCATTTGGCTTCTCTTGGCGTTAATGGCAACATGCCGATCACGGTGGCGCATGCTCCCGAAATCGTCGACATGAACTCGTTCGCGACCGACGCACTGCGCAAGAAAAATTCCTCCATCGCCGTCGCCATCAAAATGCACAAAGATGGCGTGGTCGATGCCGTGGTCTCCGCCGGTAATACCGGCGCTGTCATGGCGACCGCGATGTTCACCCTGGGCCGAATCCCCGGTGTAACCCGTCCCGCAATCGCCGCGATGTTTCCCAACAAGCACGAAACTGCGACTCTCATCGTCGATGTCGGCGCCAATGTCGATGTCAAGCCGGACAATCTCTATCAGTTCGCACAGATGGGCGCTTCCTACGCCGAAGACATCCTCAAGATCCGTTCCCCCAAAGTCGGCCTGCTTTCGATTGGCGAAGAGCCCACCAAAGGCAACGATTTGATTCTTTCGAGCCACAACTTATTGAAGAGTGGCGCGTTTAACTTCATTGGCAATGTCGAAGGCCGCGACATTCTCGACGGCAAATGCGATGTCGTCGTCTGCGACGGATTCATTGGCAACATCCTGCTCAAATTCGCCGAGTCAGTAAAAGTGTTCCTCGAGTGGCGAATCAGAAGACAGGTTAGCTCGAACTTCTTTTCAAGAGCCGGCGCGATCTTGATGGGACCTTTCCTCAGACGCATGCGCCGCTCCTTTGATTATTCCGAGACCGGCGGCGCGCCGCTGCTCGGACTGAATGGAAACGTTGTTATTGGACATGGCAAGTCCTCGGAAAAAGCTATTATGAATGCAATTAGAGCAGCCGCGGAAATGATTTCCACGAACGTCACCGCGCATATTCAAAAGAGAATCGAAGTCAGCTCCGGAAAGGTGGTTGAGCAGTGA
- the rpmF gene encoding 50S ribosomal protein L32: protein MPLPKRRHSKQRGRKRRTHYKATFPALTECGNCGEAKMLHHICPSCGFYRGEQILEGKEA from the coding sequence ATGCCACTTCCAAAACGCAGACACTCCAAGCAACGCGGCCGCAAACGTCGCACTCACTACAAAGCTACTTTCCCGGCGTTGACCGAATGCGGCAACTGCGGCGAAGCGAAAATGCTCCACCACATCTGCCCCTCCTGCGGTTTCTACCGCGGCGAACAGATTCTGGAAGGAAAGGAAGCTTAG
- a CDS encoding DUF177 domain-containing protein, translating to MEILLDSITADPSDLELTADAAELELHLELANLVTPVDYKLTAWRMEDEIFLNGTVTYTMQQTCARCLVEYEVPYSLKMDLVLQMVQDDLLRQEADEGEEFIMISSSLTTFVLDQQLRDLITLENPLKPLCREDCAGLCARCGTNLNEQGCNCIIKEDDPRWDALKNLSNNN from the coding sequence ATGGAGATACTGCTGGATTCCATTACAGCCGACCCCAGCGATCTTGAATTGACTGCCGATGCCGCAGAACTTGAGCTGCATCTCGAACTGGCTAATCTGGTTACACCAGTCGATTACAAGCTGACCGCATGGCGCATGGAGGATGAGATATTCCTCAACGGCACAGTGACTTATACCATGCAGCAGACCTGCGCCCGCTGCCTCGTCGAATACGAAGTTCCTTACTCTCTTAAGATGGATCTCGTATTACAAATGGTACAGGATGACCTCCTCCGTCAGGAAGCCGACGAGGGAGAGGAATTCATCATGATCTCCAGTTCGCTGACGACTTTCGTGCTCGATCAACAGCTTCGCGACCTGATCACGCTCGAAAATCCGCTCAAACCCCTCTGCCGGGAGGATTGCGCCGGTCTCTGCGCCCGTTGCGGCACAAACCTCAACGAGCAGGGTTGTAATTGTATAATAAAGGAAGACGATCCCCGTTGGGATGCGCTTAAGAATTTGTCCAATAACAATTAG
- a CDS encoding right-handed parallel beta-helix repeat-containing protein, with protein MKLIVMAVILMVSVLQGATIQVPLDQPTIQAGIDAAIDGDTVLVDDGHYYERISFLGKKIAVASKYVVDGDTTHIHQCVIDGDTSVVPMVADTGSVVRFVNGEDSLSVLAGFTIQNGVGVGNEGGGIYCNSSFPRLKVNRITNNGSNSATRLNGPLASGSIIDSCSIFGNSGSGSFVMGQGVPVFNGCLFEANGGSGVRIGHDSRINIYGGRIANNAGNGVLYIGSYFETIRDCVIENNGGAGVGDLGFLKWNKPDKSVDPRDSKGIPRNLINCVVRGNGSGAMFYNDVDWTVDSCLFEENDAYAIGMAMDVRLILRNSVIRRNGSMNSGSNGGGIRLFGGGQFLGINCSNSLFDGNMADQGGAIFARASYCPTTISSCTFVNNTANDGSAIYQGGCLNQVMVVDSCIFAFNKGGDVIQREAPWHEGCADSLLIAFRCSDIYGNDSGDWTGQLANYLGTNGNFSADPLFCDTANSNYLITDTSPCAPANNSCGVLVGAYGIGCGNAAPSQFDLSSPPNSFMPPIATRTPMLEWTAATVSDPLAHVIYSLHLSTDSSLLSPIVVPDISSEYYLIEQPLNWASKYWWNVKAVGSNGGETWSSQIFRFRTMTLGDIDGNETVTVSDVVYLVNYIFGGGSELNPIESGDVDCSGIVTVSDAAYLISYLLGGGPAPCEG; from the coding sequence ATGAAGCTGATTGTCATGGCGGTGATACTGATGGTGTCAGTATTGCAAGGAGCAACGATACAGGTGCCGCTTGACCAACCGACGATTCAGGCGGGGATTGATGCGGCGATTGACGGAGACACGGTACTCGTCGATGATGGTCACTACTACGAACGAATCAGTTTCCTTGGCAAGAAGATCGCTGTAGCCAGCAAGTACGTGGTGGATGGCGACACGACGCATATCCATCAATGTGTTATCGATGGTGATACCAGCGTGGTCCCAATGGTGGCGGATACAGGGAGCGTGGTCAGGTTTGTGAACGGGGAGGACAGCCTATCAGTTCTTGCCGGCTTTACGATTCAGAATGGAGTCGGGGTTGGAAACGAAGGCGGTGGAATATACTGCAATAGTTCATTCCCGAGACTCAAGGTAAATCGAATAACTAACAATGGTTCGAATAGTGCCACCAGACTGAATGGCCCGTTGGCCTCGGGTAGTATAATTGATTCCTGTTCGATATTTGGGAACTCAGGATCTGGTTCGTTCGTCATGGGACAAGGTGTTCCGGTATTCAATGGTTGCCTCTTTGAAGCGAATGGAGGTTCAGGAGTAAGGATAGGCCACGATTCGAGGATCAACATATATGGCGGAAGAATAGCGAATAATGCGGGTAATGGAGTTCTGTATATTGGTTCGTATTTCGAGACTATTCGCGACTGTGTTATTGAGAATAACGGGGGAGCTGGAGTCGGGGACTTGGGCTTTCTAAAGTGGAACAAACCCGATAAGTCTGTTGACCCACGTGATTCAAAGGGTATTCCGAGAAACCTAATTAACTGCGTTGTTCGCGGGAACGGCTCTGGTGCCATGTTCTATAACGACGTGGATTGGACAGTGGACAGCTGTCTATTTGAAGAAAACGATGCCTACGCCATCGGGATGGCAATGGATGTACGACTAATCCTCCGCAACAGCGTGATCCGAAGAAATGGTAGCATGAACTCAGGTTCAAATGGTGGTGGAATTAGACTATTCGGAGGCGGGCAGTTCCTGGGCATCAACTGCTCCAATTCCCTTTTTGATGGAAACATGGCGGATCAAGGCGGAGCGATCTTCGCAAGAGCGAGCTATTGCCCGACCACCATTTCATCGTGTACGTTCGTGAATAACACCGCCAACGATGGTTCTGCAATTTACCAAGGCGGATGCTTGAATCAAGTCATGGTCGTAGATAGCTGCATATTCGCCTTCAACAAGGGAGGCGACGTAATTCAGAGAGAGGCTCCCTGGCACGAGGGATGTGCGGATTCACTATTGATAGCCTTCAGGTGTTCTGATATTTATGGTAACGATTCAGGCGACTGGACGGGGCAACTCGCCAACTACCTGGGCACAAACGGCAATTTCTCCGCGGATCCATTGTTCTGCGATACTGCAAACAGCAACTACCTCATTACGGATACATCGCCTTGTGCACCGGCGAATAACAGTTGTGGGGTTTTGGTCGGCGCCTATGGAATCGGTTGTGGTAATGCCGCGCCGTCGCAATTTGATCTCTCGAGTCCGCCGAATAGTTTCATGCCACCGATTGCGACAAGAACACCGATGCTCGAATGGACCGCGGCTACCGTTAGCGATCCATTGGCTCATGTGATCTATTCGCTCCATCTGTCAACTGACAGCAGTCTATTGTCGCCAATTGTCGTTCCCGATATTTCGTCAGAATATTATCTCATCGAACAGCCGCTGAACTGGGCCAGTAAGTATTGGTGGAATGTCAAGGCCGTAGGATCGAATGGCGGCGAAACGTGGTCAAGTCAGATCTTCCGATTTCGAACCATGACTCTTGGTGATATTGACGGCAACGAGACGGTGACGGTATCGGACGTGGTCTACTTGGTCAATTACATTTTTGGAGGCGGATCGGAGCTGAACCCGATCGAGTCTGGTGATGTCGATTGCAGCGGGATTGTCACGGTTTCGGACGCAGCTTATTTGATCAGCTACCTTCTTGGTGGCGGGCCGGCGCCGTGTGAGGGGTAG
- a CDS encoding DUF4388 domain-containing protein → MADPNSKVEAAHIVVYSDSTDRDYALKVRLGKEGYQITHVRALDVLVAQCRRLRPQVVLIRSLAIPRDVVKIIRQLKNLGMDFARFPTFLVLRGHVARSLMPLLAIGLEDIIDLDDGMEILVQRIKEVEKRGSTEQGRANETRSGSRGNLSEMSIIDLVQALGPSQRTAKITVSSNRGGEDKLVMFLNRGNISFAKLGELVAEKAIYEALAWENGTWLLEPITESDLPEANNNLPNDFILMEGCRLIDERSREGKMSGAQGS, encoded by the coding sequence TTGGCTGACCCAAATTCCAAAGTTGAAGCTGCTCATATTGTTGTCTACTCAGACAGCACCGATCGCGACTATGCGCTTAAGGTGCGTCTTGGCAAGGAGGGCTATCAGATCACGCACGTGCGAGCGCTTGATGTGCTGGTGGCGCAATGCCGGCGACTTCGGCCGCAAGTGGTTTTGATCCGGTCGTTGGCAATTCCCCGCGATGTGGTGAAAATTATCAGACAGTTGAAAAACCTGGGAATGGATTTCGCACGGTTTCCGACGTTTCTGGTGCTGCGTGGACACGTGGCGCGGTCGCTGATGCCGCTTTTGGCGATCGGATTGGAGGATATCATCGACCTCGACGATGGCATGGAGATTCTTGTGCAGAGAATCAAGGAAGTCGAAAAACGCGGCAGCACAGAACAAGGGCGGGCGAATGAGACACGGTCAGGGTCGCGCGGGAATTTGAGCGAGATGAGTATTATCGATCTTGTGCAAGCGCTGGGACCGAGTCAGCGGACGGCGAAGATTACAGTGAGTTCGAATCGCGGCGGCGAGGACAAGCTGGTGATGTTTCTGAATCGGGGTAATATCTCGTTTGCGAAATTGGGTGAACTGGTCGCTGAGAAGGCGATTTACGAAGCGCTGGCGTGGGAAAACGGGACGTGGCTGCTTGAGCCGATCACTGAGAGTGATCTTCCGGAGGCGAATAACAATCTCCCGAATGATTTCATCCTGATGGAAGGGTGTCGGTTGATTGATGAGAGGTCGAGGGAGGGTAAAATGTCAGGAGCACAGGGCTCCTGA